GAGATTTTTGCTTCTAAAAACGCGCTTAAGTGGTCGCAATACTTTAAAAATTCTCCAAATACAGGGGCTTTTGGGTTTAGTGTGGCAATTTCTTGTAAAAACTCTTCGCCTAAATGTCTGCTATACACAATGTTGTTATTTCTTTTGTAGCGGTTTTTAAACTCATTTTGTGTGTAATACACAATCTCTTTAGCAATACTTTCTGGCACGATATTTAAGATTTTTTCCTTGACTGCCTCTTCTTCAATCTCCTTGATAAAAGCATCAAGTCCTTCAATGTTTTTCTTAATTGGTGAGATAATATCGCGTGTTAGAATTTCAGGCAAATCGTGGAATATCCCACAAAAAAAATGTTGAATCTGCATTGTTTTTGAAAATTTCAAATCATAACCTAATAAATAAGCACAAAGCGCAACAATTAAAGTATGTCCAAGCACAGAAGTGCAAGGCACACGCGGTGTTTGACTCCAACGCTTTTGAAAACGAAGTTGCCCGAACATATTGATAAGTTCGCGTGCGTCTTTGTACAGCACAATGTGTTTGATTCCAGCTAAATGATAATGTTCTTGCACTTGCTTATCGATAATATTCTTGATACTTTGCACATCATAAAGATAGGGATTAAAGTGATAAATAATGTCAAATTCCCATTTGGAAGCATAATAATGAGATGCCTTTAAAATCTGTTTTTCTATATTATTCACTTCACCATAAAGATAGCTTCGCATTGATTCTAAAAAACCAAATCCTTGCAAATCTTCTTCTAGT
The Helicobacter winghamensis ATCC BAA-430 DNA segment above includes these coding regions:
- a CDS encoding HD domain-containing protein gives rise to the protein MESKIKKPTLNFPLLQKIFVAANIRRWNDQATPVEFIELDKQAHKIVIAYLLAHYEMLENHREIDFERLILQFCYEFLERIILTDIKPPVFHKLVEKHNKALVDFVCEQLEEDLQGFGFLESMRSYLYGEVNNIEKQILKASHYYASKWEFDIIYHFNPYLYDVQSIKNIIDKQVQEHYHLAGIKHIVLYKDARELINMFGQLRFQKRWSQTPRVPCTSVLGHTLIVALCAYLLGYDLKFSKTMQIQHFFCGIFHDLPEILTRDIISPIKKNIEGLDAFIKEIEEEAVKEKILNIVPESIAKEIVYYTQNEFKNRYKRNNNIVYSRHLGEEFLQEIATLNPKAPVFGEFLKYCDHLSAFLEAKISIYHGIKSRDLVEGAKNLEYSYNAKTLNGIDLGYLFREFRE